AGCCGCCAGAGAAACGCGAAGGTGCCCACGGGCTTTTTGTAGGGGTTACCTTTGCGATCAGCCATGGTCCAGAGGTAGGCGATCACAATGGCCACGAAGCCGGTGTAGAGGAAAATGTTCCAGGCAAAGATGGAGCTGAAATTGTAGGTGGTCATGGCCACCGCGAGACGATCAGGGCGGCCAAGATCAAGCACCAGCACCAGCAAGCCACCAACCAGCAGCGCCGCCGCCAGCAGCCCCGACAGCCGCCCGAGCGGCTTGTAGAAGGACTTATCAAAAACGGTACCGATGGAGGCGACGTTCAGCGCGCCCGAGGCCGAGATAATCAGAAAGACCGCAAAGATGTGTGGCGTTCCCCACACCACCGAGTTGGTCATGCCGGTGACCCAGTGACCATGGTGCTCCATGTAGAGCGCGGCAAGGCCGCCGATAGCGATCACGCCGGCCAGAATGGCCAGCATGCTCCAGTAGCGCGATGACTCAATGCGCCATTCCCGATAGACAATTCTTCTCATAACCGCAAGCCTCGCGGACTAGATGCCGGCGTAGCGCACGCCAGTATTGAGCTCGAGATCCTCGCGGATCTGACGGCTGTTGACCTCGCGCAGGGCATCACGCAGTGGCCCGTTAGGAGCGTTGAGGTCACCAAAAATGATGGCGGCGTGGCCAGCCTCGCGGCACGCCTCGGCGCAGGCGGTGGTGTCCTCGCCATTGTCGAGCCGATGCACGCAGAGATTGCAGCTCTCGACGCAGCCCTTGCCGCGCGGCGCGCGGGTGAGCTTGTGCGCAACGCGCTCGTGAATGAACGAACGTGCCTTATAAGGGCAAGCCATCATGCAGTAACGGCAGCCGATGCAGGTGTGGCGGTCGACCATAACGATGCCATCGGCGCGCTTGAAGGACGCACCGGTCGGGCAGACGTCGACACAAGGCGGCTGCTCGCAATGCTGACACATCAGCGGCAGATTGGTGATGCGCCCGGTCAGGTTGTCGCGCAACTTGACCTTTCTGATCCAGGTTGAACGCTGGTTGTCCCATTTAAGCGGATTGATGCCCTCGGGCGCCTCTTGCAGGTCGAGGCCATTTTCATGTTCGCAGGCTTCCACGCAGGCGCTGCAGCCATCGGCGCATTTGGCCGTGTCGACTAACATGCCCCAGCGCTTGATGTCGGTGACCGGCGTGGTGCGCGGGGCTGCGACGGCCGCCGTGTGCAGGACGACGCCCGCTGCAACGGCTGCGCTGGTCAAGCCCGCAGCCTTGGCGAGAAAGTCACGCCGGCCGGCGTCGGGCTGGTGGCTGGTGTCTGGCTGTTGCTTGTGCTCGCTCATCGCTGTTGAGACTCCTCCTGACGGGTCAGGGCGGGTACCTGCTGATGGGGCGCCACTCCAGGTAACTGCGCTCTCGGTATCTGGGCGAAAGGCACTTGGGCTAAGGGCAACCGAGCTACAGGCGCCTGGGCTGCGGGCACCTGCGCAAGCGCTGCACTACCGAGCTGAACCCCAGCGGGTTTCGGTGTGACAGGCGCGCCAGCAGACATCGGGTGCGGATGCCTGACCTGATGCGGGTTCGCTCGAACCTCCTCGGTCACCTGATTCCAGGACTCGCCGTCCGGCACCGTGGCATGACAGTCGAAACAGTTCAATGTGACTGCGGCGGTTTCATGGCAGGCGTTGCAGAACTGACCATGATTACTGACGGGGACTGGCACGCCTTTGGCGTCATGCGCCGCATGACAGTCCACACAGCCGGATAGGCTGTACTTGGTGTGGCGAATGCCGTCGTAGACCGTGGTGTCGCGCTGATGGCGGATGTATTTCATGTGATAGCGGCGCATCGCGCGGGTCGGCTCGACACAGCTGTCGAGCTTGGCTGCACGTGAGCCAGGCACGACGAAGCCACCGAGCGGCTCTGCGTGCGCCACCCCGATGCCTGCCAGCCCCAGCAGGAACACACCGACACAAGATGCGATCCAGCCGGTCCGCCAAATCGATTTTCTCGATTTGGAGTTGGTGACTTTCGCTTCCGTCATGGACGCCTCCGGATATCCTGTCTTCTCTCGCATGAGTCCGTTATCGCTCTACCCGTAATCGCTCTAACCGTTATCGCTCTACAGGCCGATAGCATGCAGCGGTCGAATGGCAATGCAGCGGACGGGGCTCGCCGGTCGCCGCCTCTGCAGTCAGAGCCAACGAAGGCGAGCAACTCCCGCGACGCAGCCCTTACTCGCCCAGCCCCATCTTGATGTAGCCGGTCGGACAGACGTCGGCACAGATATGGCATCCGATGCATTTGGCATAGTCGGTGTCGACATAGCGCCCAGTGGTGCTTGCGTCTTTATTGACGCGGAAGACGGCGTCTTGCGGACAGAAAATGACGCAGTTGTCACACTCGAAGCACATGCCGCAGCTCATGCAGCGCTTAGCCTCGTTGATGGCTTCCTCTTCGGAGTAGCCGATCACGCGCTCCTTGAAATGGCCCAGCACCTCTTCAGCACTCGGAACCTCTTCCTTGCGGTGAACGCGCGGGGTGAAGGGGAAATGCCCGAGGTAGAGCTCTTCATGCGGAATGACTTCGGCGTTCGAGCGGTCCTCGTAGTTGTGAATGGCATACTTCGCGTCGGAGGTGCCACGCAGATCGCCGCCATCGCCGGCTTTGAATTCCTCGGGGGCCAGCTCGGCCTCGTTCAGCTTGGCGAGCAGGTTGAAGTGATGCACGTCCACCTTCGGGCGGCGCTTGTGCTCGGCCTGGCCCAGATACTCGTCGATTGACTCGACCGCGATCCAGGCTTGGCCGATGGCCGTGGTCAACAAGTGCGGGCGGATGATGTCGCCAGCGACAAAATGCCCCGGCTTGTCCGGCACCTGGTAGAACTTGTCGGAGTTCATCAGGCCGCGACCGTTGTCGAATTGCTCGAGCCCCGTCAACTCGCCACCCTGACCGATGGCGGAGACAATCAGGTCGGCGTCGAGCACGCGCTCAGTGCCCTCGACGGGCGTCGGGCGACCATCGGTCATCTTGCAGTCGGCCACTTTGAGCCCGATGGCACGGCCGGCATCGTTCTTGATCACCTCGGTCGGCATGACACCATCAAGGACGGTCACGCCTTCCATCAGAGCGTCGTCCACCTCATGCTCGGCAGCGGTCATCTTGTCGCGCTCGAACAGCGAGGTGAGGGTCACGGTCGCGCCCTCGGCGGCAGCGGTAGTGGCCGCGTCATGCGCCACATAACCGTCGTGGATCACAGTCTCGGGCAGATCGCTCTTGCCGCTCTTGGAAATGTGACCAAGACGACGTGCAACCGAGACCACGTCGATGGAGGTATCGCCGCCACCAACGCAGACGACCTTCTCTGCAGTGACCTTCATACGCCCCTCGTTGAAGGCTTTCAGGAAGGCAACGCCAGAGACGCAGTTGGGCGTGTTGTCCCAGCCGGGCACGGGCAGGCCGCGACCGCTCTGACAGCCGATGGCCCAGAGCACCGCGTCGTAGTCTTTCTCGAGCTGATCGACCGTGATATCGACACCAACCTTGGTGTTGAGCTTCACCTCGATCTTGCCCATGTCGAGGATGCGGTTGATCTCGGCATCAAGTGCATCACGCGGCACGCGGTAGCCCGGGATGCCGAAGCGGAACATGCCGCCAAGACCCGAGTTGGCCTCGAAGATGACCGCAGCATGGCCCTTGCGCCGCAGCTGGTAGGCGGCGGCGAGACCCGCCGGACCGCCGCCGATGACGGCTACGGTCTTACCGGTGTCGGCCGGCGCTGGCTCGAACTTGTAGCCATTGGTAATGGCCGTGTCGCCGATGAACTGCTCGACCGCGTTGATGCCGACAAAGTCCTCGACCTCGTTGCGGTTGCAGCCGTCCTGACAGGGCGCCGGACAGACGCGGCCCATCATCGACGGGAAAGGGTTGGCGTCGGTGGAGCGGCGGAAGGCGTACTCTTGCCAGGTCATGTCCTTGGGCGGTTGCTCAAGGCCGCGGACAATCTGCAGCCAGCCACGGATATCCTCGCCCGAGGGACAGCTACCCTGACAGGGCGGCGTCTTATGGACATAGGTCGGGCATTTGTGCGAGGTATCCTGAAGGAAGATCTTTTCGGTCAGGTTATCCCAGACATTGTCGCCGTCTTCATAACGGCGCCAGGACAGCTTGCTCATTTCTTCGCTCGAAGTCGCCATCGCGTCACTCTCCTCCGCACTGGAACCACAAAGGGTCCGTGTCTCAATATCCGTTGCTCAGGTCTGACCCGGTCGGTATCGATCGGGCCCGGTAAAAAATAAATCTCTCGCCGCGCCAGCGTCATCGCGGTACTTAGGCCGCGGCATTTTCAGGCTCCCCGCTGGGCGCATCATCCGAATCATCGCTCTCCTGACCGGTCAGGACGAGCGCATTGGAGACCAGCTGATGCACGCTCACGATTTGATCCATGTCCATGCCGTAATAGGGCAGCACCTTGGTGAACTGGCTCTTGCAGATCGCGCAGATCGCGGCCATGTGGGTGACGCCTTTTTCCTGGATGACGTGGTTCAGCGCCTCGACACGCGGCTGCGCGCCCTTCACCCGTACTTCCATCAGATCGTCGGTCAGCAGACCACCACCGCCGCCGCAGCAGAAGGTGCGATCACGGATGGTCTCCTCGTCCATGTCGTAAAAGTTGTTGCACACCCTGCGAATGATCGCGCGCGGAATATCGAACTGACCACCCGGCTTGTCGCCCATGCGCGAGGCGCGCGCGACATTGCAGGAGTCGTGATAGGTCAGCACCATGTCATCGTTCTGCGACTTGTCGATCTTCAGCTTGCCCTGCTGAATCAGGTCGTAGGTGAACTCACAGATGTGCTGCGGGACCGGGTAACGCGGATCGAGAAAATCCCAAGGTCCGGCCAAGGTGTTCAGGAAGCTATAGGCCACCCGCCAGGCGTGACCACACTCGCCGAAAACAATGCGCTTGACACCAAGCTTGATGGCGGCCTCACGGATGCGCAGCGCAACGCGGCGCATGTTGTCGTAGGAACCAATGAACATGCCGAAGTTGGCCGCTTCTGACGCATAGGAGCTCAGCGTCCAGCTGACTCCAGCCTCGTGGAAGACCTTACCGTAGCCAATCAGGCCATCGACATGAGGCTCGGCGAAGAAGTCCGCCGAGGGGGTGACCAGCAGGATATCGGCGCCTTCCTGGTCCACCGGGTACTTGACCTCTACGCCGGTCTCATCGAAAACGTCCTCTTCCAGCCCCTCAAGCGTGTCCGCGAGCGCTGGTCCGGGCAGGCCAAGATTGTTGCCAATCTTGTAGACCTTGCCGATGATCTCGTTGCAGTATTTCTGCCCGATGCCAATGTGGTCCATGATCTCGCGCGCGGCCATGGATATTTCGGCCGTGTCGATACCGTAGGGGCAGAACACCGAACAGCGCCGACACTGAGAGCACTGGTGGAAGTAGTTGTACCAGTCGCCGAGGACTTCTTCGGTCAGGTCGGTTGCGCCGACCAGATCCGGAAACAGGCGCCCAGCGAGTGTGAAATAGCGCCGGTAGACCTTACGCAGCAGATCTTGCCGACCCACTGGCATGTTTTTCGGGTCATGGGTGCCGAGGTAGTAGTGGCATTTGTCGGTACAGGCCCCACACTTAACACAGGAATCCAGATAAACCCGCAGCGAGCGATAGCGCCCGAGCAAGTCGCCCATCTTGTTGATGGCCTGCTTTTGCCAGTCCTCAACCAGCTCCCCGGGGAATCCCAGCGCCTCTTGAAACTCCGGCTTGGACTTGTACGGCTTGGAGTGTGCCATGACACCCGGATTGATCTCCGGAATCTCGGCATACTCCTTGAGCGCGGGAACTTCGAAATTTGCCTTAGCCATGTATCAACCTCGGAATCCGGCAGCCATTGTCCACTTTACTCTTATCAGGCTCTTATCAGGCGCTCTTGCCAGGCGTCTGTTACCGGCTCTCTCTGGCCGGTTTAGCCATTGATGCGATGCCGTCTCTGCCGCCTCTTTATTCTTGCTCGAGCCGTTTCGCCCAAGGCGCGATATGTCGCCGCTCGCGGGGATTGTCGACCTGATTGCGCGTCGGGCTGAAGAACAGTCCAGGCGCGTGCAAGAGCTTGCTGTAAGGGAAGATAATCATCAGCAGCGCGACCAGCAGCAGATGCAGCAGCAACACGGGATCGGCCGGCAGGGTCACAACCTGCAAGTTGTAGAGCCCGGCAAAAAATTCTTTAACCCGAATAATGTCGGTATGCAGCACAAAGCGCATCATTAGTCCGGACGCCCCGATGGCCACCAGCAGCGCGAGAATCAGATGATCGGAGCGCGAGGAAATGTAGCGCACGCGGTCTACGAAAAAGCGCCGCGCCCAGAGGCCTGCGAGACCAACCACCATCGCCATGCCGCCATAGATACCAAATGGCTGGATCATCTGAATCGGAACAGGCACTGGATCGATGAAATAACGCAGATGGCGCAGGGTCACCAACAGCAGACCAAAATGGAACATCCAGCTGAAGATCCAGGTCCACTTATTACCGCGGAAAAGGCTCTCGAACAGCACCACCTCCCGGGTCATGCGCAACGCCACACCGGTCTTGGTCGTTGGCGCAGGCGTTGTCGGGATCTTCAGCGGCGCCGGCGTGCGGGCATACTGCAGAATTTTTAGCGCCAGTCCACCCAGCAACACCAGGGTCGCAAAGTAGAACAGGTAGGCGTAGATATCCGAGATAAAGGACATGATCGCGCGACCTCTGTCTTCAGTCGATGCGTGTCTTCAGTCGATGCGCCGGGGGGCCGGAGCGGAGCTCCAGGCACAACGCGACGCCCCGAGGTCTGACGGACTGGATTCCGCCGCAATCAGCGGAATCTCAATCAGCGGGTCTCAGGCCAATGGCTCCGGGAGCATAGGCCACCGGGCCCATCGGCGCTGATCTCCTGTCAGGTATTACACACACCCAGTCGGCTTGGGCAGTCCGGCGTAGCGGCAAGCCTGCTTGGCCGGACCGTAAGGGAACAGGCCGTAGAGGTACTTACTGTTGCCCTTGTCCTTGCCCATTTTCTTGCCGACGGCCTTAGTGAGAACACGCACTGCCGGAGCAATCTGATATTCCTCGTAATACTCGCGCAGGAAGTTAATGATGTCCCAGTGCTCGTCGGTCAGTTCCAGGTCGTCTTCTTTCGACATGACATCGGCAACGCCTGGCTCCCAGTCGTTGATGTTGGCCAAGTAGCCTTCTTCGTCAGTCTCGAAGCTCTTTCCGTTGACATCGATCGGCATAGTCGTCTCCTGAGGTTTATCGGTTTTGGTATGAGTGAGAACTACAACCAGGCCTGAACCGCATCAGCTTCCGCGGCAAGATCCACGAAGCCGGCATAGTCCACAACACTGATTCCGCTAATGAGGCGATCCTCACCAAAGCCCCGGGCTTTGAGATCCTCGCCGAGTACAAAAACTTTCACCGCGCCCATGGCCCGCTCGACCTTATCGGCCACCTCGGTGCCACGCAGGGCGGCATAGATACCGTCCTCGAACAGCAGCACGCTTGCGCCATCGGTGGCATGCTCCAGACAGGAGCTCAGCGCGTTTTTCTCGAAGGGCGATTTGTTGACTGTGTGTAAATTGCTCATGCCGGACTCCTTCAAAAGCTGAAGACGACGTCGGATTCGTCCATCAGGGCCGCCATTTCCTGGCGTGACAGGACGCGAATGGAGTCTTTCTCCGCGTAGTCGTCATCTTCGTCTTCCCAGGTCAGGTGCTGCAGGTCATCGAGCGTGAGACCGCGCGCCTCGAGGGATTCCTTCTCGATGAAAATCTTCTTGACGTCATAGTCACCAAGCGCACTGTAGGTGGGAGAGAAATTCTTCATCCCGATCCCGGCGGTCTCCTGCCCCTTGGTGAGCTGATACACGCCATCGTCGACAAAGGCAAGACTCACGTCCTGATCGAACGCGGCACCGATCAGCACGACCTCAAGTGACTCCCAGGCGTAAATGGTGCCGTAGGGCGCTTTGCGGTTGAGGTACAGAAACTTTTTTATGGAGGACATCTACCTAAACTCCTGTTCAGTCGCCGAAAACCATCAGCCGGTCAGCCTGAATGGCCGCCTCGACCAACTGCCCGAGACCCGAGATGCGAAAGCGCGGATGGATGTTGGTCGCATCCTTGCCGTTGCGCTTGGCCTCGCCCTCGTCGACCATGCCACGACGCTGCGCGGCGGCGACACACACAACCATATCGAGGTCGTGCTTCTCGGCCAACTCGGCCCAGCGCTCGACAACGTTGCGATCATCCTGCGGAGGGGTTGTCAGGCGGCTCGCGTTATCGACACCGTCGTGATAGAAGAACACGCGAAAAATCTCATGTCCTTTGTCGAGCGCTGCCTTGGTAAAAAAGTAGGCGGAGTCAGATGCCTGATGCTGATACGGTCCTTCGTTAATCTGAATTGCGAACTTCATTGATGACCTCGCTGAAAACGCACTAAGTCCTGCAGATTTAGCTGCTTAGGGCATGCGCGGTCCGCAGGACCGCGCACACCGAGCCAGAACGGGCCGCGTCAGAAGCGGATATAAGACGATGAGTTGAAGCTGGCCCGCGCACCGCGCCAGGTATCGATGTGATACTTGGTGAAGGGCAGCTCGACTTCCTCGAAAAAGCGTGGCCAACCGATGCGCTCGATCCATTCGTTCACGCGTTCCCAATCGCGCGCGCCTTCCTTATAGGCCTTCAGGATGCGCTTGACGATGGCGGTGGCCTCAGGCCAGCGCGGCGGATTGTTAGGGATGCCGGCGGCGACCAGCTTCTGGAAGGTCGGCTTGCCGCGCGCGTTGGAGTGATTACCACCCACCCAGATCGCCAGCTTGGAGTGCTCGGCATCGTTGATCTGCATCGGCGGACAGGGCGGATAGCAGGCGCCGCAGCAAATACACTTGCGCTCGTCGACCTCAAGCGAGGGCTTGCCGTTGACCATGGCTGGGCGAATGGCCGCAACCGGGCAACGGGCAACAACGGACGGGCGCTCGCAGACGTTCGCGACCAGATCGTGGTTGATCTTCGGTGGCTTGGTGTGCTGGATATTGATCGCGATATCGCCCTGACCGCCGCAGTTAATCTGGCAGCAGGAAGTGGTGATATGCACCCGATTAGGCATGTTGGCATTCTTGAACTCGTCGATGAGCTCATCCATCATCGACTTGACCACGCCCGATGCGTCGGTGCCGGGGATGTCGCAGTGCAGCCAGCCCTGGGTGTGGGAGATCATGGCCACGGTGTTCTGGGTGCCGCCTACGACGAAACCGGCCTCTTCCAGCGCATTGATCAGCGGCTGGACCCTGGTCTCGTCGGTGACCATATATTCGATATTAGAACGCAGCGTGAAGTGCACGAAGCCATCGGCGAACTCATCGCCAATATCGCACAGCTTGCGCAGCGAGAAGACATCCAAAATACGCTGGGTACCGGCCTTGACGGTCCAAATTTCGTCGCCACTGTAGGCCACGTGGCGCAAGACGCCAGGACGCGGATGCTCATGGTACTTCCACTGGCCGAAGTTCTTACGCATCGCAGGATGCATGTACTGCCAGGGATCGGGACAGCCGGACTCGATCGGCTCGCGCATGTCTTTAGCAGCCATCGACTTTCCTCCAGTTCGTTGGCTCCGCCTCCCGTCGGTGAGAGGCTGGGATTCTTTTGTGCCGGGCTCCCATCACCGGGAGCGCCGACGCCATCAATTCACGTAGCTCAAGTCGGGTATTTGGCTCGGCCGGGGAAGAGACCCCGACCTGAACCCAATACCGATCAACCGGCCGCGGCTTGCTGCTCGGCCTGACGCTCGAACCACTGCTCAGCCGCGTCGTCCCACCCATCCAGGCGGACGTAGGAGCTCTGGCGCGGATGCGACAGCATGTTCGGGTCGGCTTCGACGCCAATGCCATCAAGGAAGTTGGCGAGACCAATACGCTCGATCATCTCACCGCACCGCTCATGCTCCAAGCCGTTCTCGGCCCAGAAGTCGATGATGGTCTCGGCCAACTCGACCATGCTTTCGTAGTCTTCCTCGGTCTCCAGCTTCTTGAAGGGCACCAG
Above is a genomic segment from Thiorhodovibrio litoralis containing:
- the dsrO gene encoding sulfate reduction electron transfer complex DsrMKJOP subunit DsrO codes for the protein MSEHKQQPDTSHQPDAGRRDFLAKAAGLTSAAVAAGVVLHTAAVAAPRTTPVTDIKRWGMLVDTAKCADGCSACVEACEHENGLDLQEAPEGINPLKWDNQRSTWIRKVKLRDNLTGRITNLPLMCQHCEQPPCVDVCPTGASFKRADGIVMVDRHTCIGCRYCMMACPYKARSFIHERVAHKLTRAPRGKGCVESCNLCVHRLDNGEDTTACAEACREAGHAAIIFGDLNAPNGPLRDALREVNSRQIREDLELNTGVRYAGI
- a CDS encoding cytochrome c3 family protein, coding for MTEAKVTNSKSRKSIWRTGWIASCVGVFLLGLAGIGVAHAEPLGGFVVPGSRAAKLDSCVEPTRAMRRYHMKYIRHQRDTTVYDGIRHTKYSLSGCVDCHAAHDAKGVPVPVSNHGQFCNACHETAAVTLNCFDCHATVPDGESWNQVTEEVRANPHQVRHPHPMSAGAPVTPKPAGVQLGSAALAQVPAAQAPVARLPLAQVPFAQIPRAQLPGVAPHQQVPALTRQEESQQR
- a CDS encoding NAD(P)-binding protein, coding for MATSSEEMSKLSWRRYEDGDNVWDNLTEKIFLQDTSHKCPTYVHKTPPCQGSCPSGEDIRGWLQIVRGLEQPPKDMTWQEYAFRRSTDANPFPSMMGRVCPAPCQDGCNRNEVEDFVGINAVEQFIGDTAITNGYKFEPAPADTGKTVAVIGGGPAGLAAAYQLRRKGHAAVIFEANSGLGGMFRFGIPGYRVPRDALDAEINRILDMGKIEVKLNTKVGVDITVDQLEKDYDAVLWAIGCQSGRGLPVPGWDNTPNCVSGVAFLKAFNEGRMKVTAEKVVCVGGGDTSIDVVSVARRLGHISKSGKSDLPETVIHDGYVAHDAATTAAAEGATVTLTSLFERDKMTAAEHEVDDALMEGVTVLDGVMPTEVIKNDAGRAIGLKVADCKMTDGRPTPVEGTERVLDADLIVSAIGQGGELTGLEQFDNGRGLMNSDKFYQVPDKPGHFVAGDIIRPHLLTTAIGQAWIAVESIDEYLGQAEHKRRPKVDVHHFNLLAKLNEAELAPEEFKAGDGGDLRGTSDAKYAIHNYEDRSNAEVIPHEELYLGHFPFTPRVHRKEEVPSAEEVLGHFKERVIGYSEEEAINEAKRCMSCGMCFECDNCVIFCPQDAVFRVNKDASTTGRYVDTDYAKCIGCHICADVCPTGYIKMGLGE
- the dsrK gene encoding sulfate reduction electron transfer complex DsrMKJOP subunit DsrK; its protein translation is MAKANFEVPALKEYAEIPEINPGVMAHSKPYKSKPEFQEALGFPGELVEDWQKQAINKMGDLLGRYRSLRVYLDSCVKCGACTDKCHYYLGTHDPKNMPVGRQDLLRKVYRRYFTLAGRLFPDLVGATDLTEEVLGDWYNYFHQCSQCRRCSVFCPYGIDTAEISMAAREIMDHIGIGQKYCNEIIGKVYKIGNNLGLPGPALADTLEGLEEDVFDETGVEVKYPVDQEGADILLVTPSADFFAEPHVDGLIGYGKVFHEAGVSWTLSSYASEAANFGMFIGSYDNMRRVALRIREAAIKLGVKRIVFGECGHAWRVAYSFLNTLAGPWDFLDPRYPVPQHICEFTYDLIQQGKLKIDKSQNDDMVLTYHDSCNVARASRMGDKPGGQFDIPRAIIRRVCNNFYDMDEETIRDRTFCCGGGGGLLTDDLMEVRVKGAQPRVEALNHVIQEKGVTHMAAICAICKSQFTKVLPYYGMDMDQIVSVHQLVSNALVLTGQESDDSDDAPSGEPENAAA
- a CDS encoding respiratory nitrate reductase subunit gamma, whose translation is MSFISDIYAYLFYFATLVLLGGLALKILQYARTPAPLKIPTTPAPTTKTGVALRMTREVVLFESLFRGNKWTWIFSWMFHFGLLLVTLRHLRYFIDPVPVPIQMIQPFGIYGGMAMVVGLAGLWARRFFVDRVRYISSRSDHLILALLVAIGASGLMMRFVLHTDIIRVKEFFAGLYNLQVVTLPADPVLLLHLLLVALLMIIFPYSKLLHAPGLFFSPTRNQVDNPRERRHIAPWAKRLEQE
- a CDS encoding TusE/DsrC/DsvC family sulfur relay protein, which codes for MPIDVNGKSFETDEEGYLANINDWEPGVADVMSKEDDLELTDEHWDIINFLREYYEEYQIAPAVRVLTKAVGKKMGKDKGNSKYLYGLFPYGPAKQACRYAGLPKPTGCV
- the tusB gene encoding sulfurtransferase complex subunit TusB, with the protein product MSNLHTVNKSPFEKNALSSCLEHATDGASVLLFEDGIYAALRGTEVADKVERAMGAVKVFVLGEDLKARGFGEDRLISGISVVDYAGFVDLAAEADAVQAWL
- the tusC gene encoding sulfurtransferase complex subunit TusC, with product MSSIKKFLYLNRKAPYGTIYAWESLEVVLIGAAFDQDVSLAFVDDGVYQLTKGQETAGIGMKNFSPTYSALGDYDVKKIFIEKESLEARGLTLDDLQHLTWEDEDDDYAEKDSIRVLSRQEMAALMDESDVVFSF
- the tusD gene encoding sulfurtransferase complex subunit TusD; the encoded protein is MKFAIQINEGPYQHQASDSAYFFTKAALDKGHEIFRVFFYHDGVDNASRLTTPPQDDRNVVERWAELAEKHDLDMVVCVAAAQRRGMVDEGEAKRNGKDATNIHPRFRISGLGQLVEAAIQADRLMVFGD
- the dsrB gene encoding dissimilatory-type sulfite reductase subunit beta, which codes for MAAKDMREPIESGCPDPWQYMHPAMRKNFGQWKYHEHPRPGVLRHVAYSGDEIWTVKAGTQRILDVFSLRKLCDIGDEFADGFVHFTLRSNIEYMVTDETRVQPLINALEEAGFVVGGTQNTVAMISHTQGWLHCDIPGTDASGVVKSMMDELIDEFKNANMPNRVHITTSCCQINCGGQGDIAINIQHTKPPKINHDLVANVCERPSVVARCPVAAIRPAMVNGKPSLEVDERKCICCGACYPPCPPMQINDAEHSKLAIWVGGNHSNARGKPTFQKLVAAGIPNNPPRWPEATAIVKRILKAYKEGARDWERVNEWIERIGWPRFFEEVELPFTKYHIDTWRGARASFNSSSYIRF